The following coding sequences lie in one Novosphingobium sp. genomic window:
- a CDS encoding MFS transporter has translation MEAPATPWPRASAAWWMVALLFLAGICSVIDRSVLNMVVDPVRHDLGISDSQIGMLQGLAFGMFYAFMGLPMGLAADRVSRRNLLMGGIALWSISTIGSGLAGSFGHLFAARLLVGLGEAALGPCAISLIADLFPPHKRGRPISIYMTGQSLAQGLGIILTGLVLAHAARGGFAGWPLLGGLVPWRVIFVISGGLGLIIVLAMLTAREPSRRGSLKADAAPSIKESAVWFWAHKAVLAPLYLGFAVCFTAAYGGAAWQPTMLMRGFGMTPQFVGAWLGPLSMAFSVAGPLVGGWLVDRSMKAGRPLLRFTLLAALPLLALPSTLAVFAPGPHLAVVLVATGNAIYAACGTLLFATLQSLVPARMRGMSIALTLVMNTLLGAACGPLLVASVTHGLLGDPARVGWGIAFVAGPSVLAAAGLFALARRTIMRSSEDFLQSS, from the coding sequence ATGGAGGCGCCCGCCACCCCCTGGCCGCGTGCATCAGCCGCCTGGTGGATGGTGGCGCTGCTGTTTCTGGCCGGCATCTGTTCGGTCATCGACCGTTCGGTGCTCAACATGGTGGTCGATCCCGTCCGCCATGATCTAGGCATCAGCGATAGCCAGATTGGCATGTTGCAGGGGCTGGCCTTCGGCATGTTCTACGCCTTCATGGGCCTGCCCATGGGGCTGGCGGCCGACAGGGTGTCGCGGCGCAATCTGCTGATGGGAGGGATCGCGCTGTGGTCGATCTCCACCATCGGCAGCGGACTTGCCGGCAGTTTCGGCCATCTGTTTGCCGCACGCCTGCTGGTCGGGCTGGGCGAGGCGGCGCTTGGCCCTTGCGCGATCTCGCTCATCGCCGACCTGTTCCCTCCGCACAAGCGCGGCCGCCCGATCAGCATCTACATGACCGGACAGTCGCTGGCGCAGGGCCTGGGCATCATCCTCACCGGACTGGTGCTGGCCCACGCGGCGCGCGGAGGATTTGCCGGCTGGCCGCTGCTGGGCGGCCTGGTCCCCTGGCGCGTCATTTTCGTCATCTCCGGCGGGCTGGGTCTGATCATCGTGCTCGCCATGCTCACCGCGCGGGAACCGTCACGCCGGGGTTCGCTCAAGGCCGATGCGGCGCCCTCCATCAAGGAGAGCGCCGTATGGTTCTGGGCCCACAAGGCGGTGCTGGCGCCGCTATATCTGGGCTTTGCCGTGTGCTTCACTGCGGCTTATGGCGGCGCGGCCTGGCAGCCGACCATGCTCATGCGCGGTTTTGGCATGACACCGCAATTTGTCGGCGCCTGGCTGGGACCGCTCTCCATGGCCTTTTCCGTGGCCGGACCTCTGGTGGGCGGATGGCTGGTCGATCGCTCGATGAAGGCCGGGCGGCCGTTGCTGCGTTTTACGCTTCTTGCCGCGCTGCCGCTGCTGGCGCTGCCTTCGACCCTGGCGGTGTTCGCACCGGGTCCGCATCTGGCGGTGGTTCTCGTGGCCACGGGGAATGCCATTTATGCTGCCTGCGGCACCCTGCTCTTCGCCACGCTGCAATCACTCGTGCCCGCGCGCATGCGTGGCATGTCGATCGCGCTGACCCTGGTGATGAACACCTTGCTGGGCGCGGCCTGCGGTCCCCTGCTGGTTGCCAGTGTCACCCATGGTTTGCTCGGCGATCCTGCCCGGGTCGGCTGGGGCATTGCTTTTGTCGCTGGTCCCTCCGTTCTGGCGGCGGCGGGGCTCTTCGCCCTTGCGCGCCGGACCATTATGCGGTCGAGCGAAGACTTCCTGCAAAGCTCCTGA
- a CDS encoding SDR family NAD(P)-dependent oxidoreductase — protein sequence MKQSRLSGRTALVTGAGLGIGRATALRLAQEGASLILADRNEEEMARTGTMLDAMGADHLAIACDVTDPAAVTPLFDRAGQWRPLDILVNNVGGGRSGKITDLSPDDWDHTMTLSLRSMFLCTQAAVRQMTPRSYGRIVCLSSGARNGTVWNAFYTGAAPYSTAKAGVIGFVRALAIELGDSGITINAVAPGPIDTELAGPYLRAMDEKGLDYAPSRMVPMHRLGTPREVADAILFLASDEASYITGITLDVAGGR from the coding sequence ATGAAACAATCAAGGCTTTCGGGCAGGACGGCCCTCGTCACCGGCGCGGGGCTTGGCATCGGCCGAGCAACAGCGCTGCGCCTGGCGCAGGAAGGCGCGAGCCTGATCCTGGCCGACCGCAACGAGGAAGAGATGGCCCGCACCGGCACGATGCTGGATGCGATGGGGGCCGACCATCTGGCGATCGCCTGCGATGTCACCGATCCGGCGGCAGTGACGCCGCTGTTTGACCGCGCCGGGCAGTGGCGCCCGCTCGACATTCTGGTCAACAATGTGGGTGGCGGACGTTCGGGCAAGATCACCGATCTCTCGCCGGATGACTGGGACCATACGATGACGCTCTCGCTACGCTCGATGTTCCTGTGCACGCAGGCTGCCGTGCGCCAGATGACGCCGCGCAGCTATGGGCGCATCGTCTGCCTCTCCTCGGGCGCGCGCAACGGCACTGTGTGGAATGCGTTTTACACGGGCGCGGCGCCCTATTCGACGGCCAAGGCTGGGGTGATAGGTTTCGTGCGCGCCCTCGCCATCGAACTGGGCGACAGTGGCATCACCATCAACGCCGTTGCGCCCGGCCCCATCGACACCGAACTGGCCGGCCCTTATCTGCGCGCGATGGACGAGAAGGGGCTGGACTATGCCCCCAGCCGCATGGTGCCCATGCATCGCCTCGGCACACCGCGCGAGGTGGCCGATGCCATCCTGTTCCTGGCCAGCGACGAGGCGAGCTACATCACCGGCATCACGCTCGACGTGGCGGGGGGCCGTTAG
- a CDS encoding formylglycine-generating enzyme family protein, which yields MRRLVLLIAGMVWSVGLQAAAPEKMALNPDGTPVLHPAPRPPELSTRPGAAFSEGADLPEMVVVPAGKFMMGSTPKDNRSVGVWPMFDAMEGPVHPVTLARPFALGRYAVTFAQWDACLADGGCGGYRPGDDGWGRGRRPVIHMNYDDAQAYVAWLRRKTGAPYRLPSEAEWEYAARAGTTTPFYVGTRITHEDANYGNAYDRTTPVGSYRPNLFGLYDMAGNTAQWVADCYHPDFKGAPSDGSAWIAGGDCSKRNVRGGGWSLADWTLHAAQRIGDPAQQRNNHLGFRVARDLP from the coding sequence ATGCGCAGGCTGGTCTTACTGATCGCGGGCATGGTCTGGTCGGTCGGCCTTCAGGCGGCGGCGCCAGAGAAGATGGCGCTCAATCCCGATGGAACGCCCGTCCTGCACCCCGCGCCGCGCCCGCCAGAACTTTCGACCCGTCCGGGCGCGGCCTTCAGCGAAGGCGCCGATCTGCCCGAGATGGTGGTGGTGCCTGCCGGAAAATTCATGATGGGCTCGACGCCGAAGGACAACCGCTCGGTCGGTGTCTGGCCGATGTTCGATGCGATGGAGGGGCCGGTTCACCCGGTCACTTTGGCCCGGCCATTCGCCCTGGGCCGCTATGCGGTCACCTTCGCGCAATGGGATGCCTGCCTGGCCGATGGGGGCTGCGGAGGCTATCGCCCCGGAGACGATGGCTGGGGGCGTGGGCGCCGCCCGGTGATCCATATGAATTACGATGATGCGCAGGCCTATGTCGCATGGCTGCGCCGCAAGACCGGGGCGCCCTATCGCCTGCCCAGCGAGGCGGAATGGGAATATGCCGCGCGAGCAGGCACCACCACTCCCTTCTATGTGGGCACCCGCATCACGCATGAGGATGCCAATTACGGTAACGCCTATGATCGGACGACGCCTGTCGGTTCCTATCGACCCAACCTTTTCGGCCTCTACGACATGGCAGGCAACACCGCGCAATGGGTGGCCGATTGCTATCACCCTGATTTCAAGGGAGCACCCTCCGATGGTTCGGCGTGGATCGCGGGGGGCGATTGCAGCAAGCGGAACGTGCGCGGCGGCGGGTGGAGCCTTGCGGACTGGACACTGCACGCGGCCCAGCGCATCGGCGACCCGGCGCAGCAGCGCAACAACCATCTCGGCTTCCGCGTGGCGCGCGACCTGCCCTAA
- a CDS encoding DUF3089 domain-containing protein — MKCLERVFTPRVLLAALMLALPWPAAAQDVPPPPDYALPSSWSQAWRTLPAGATPMARHPQVAVFFLHPTTFRSPTGAQNEDTQDSDANSWTDESSIARQASIFNGCCRVYAPRYRAASYNSFTTPAQQKAAFALAYSDVERAFDAFLARIGDAPFILAGHSQGAFHAATLLEKRIDGQPLQKRMVAAYIIGINLSQGEFGKRFKTVTPCATPAQTGCVLQWNSYLADEVNIPKINTVAQAAYVKTYGDGADKQLVCINPLTFDAARPEGGRELAQGAVPGDPGRGPMRPLLAHGVAARCVSGLLLVQPDQALDLQSMPGGVMHYHDLGLFWADVRANLAVRIRAFLKKGLGGKD; from the coding sequence ATGAAATGTTTGGAGCGGGTGTTTACGCCGCGTGTTCTGCTGGCAGCGCTGATGCTGGCCCTGCCGTGGCCGGCAGCAGCGCAGGATGTGCCACCGCCGCCCGATTATGCGCTGCCCTCGTCCTGGTCACAGGCGTGGAGGACGTTGCCGGCCGGAGCGACCCCGATGGCCAGACATCCGCAGGTGGCTGTTTTCTTCCTTCACCCCACGACTTTTCGCAGCCCCACCGGCGCGCAGAACGAGGACACGCAGGACAGCGATGCCAATAGCTGGACGGACGAGAGCAGCATCGCGCGGCAGGCCAGCATTTTCAACGGCTGTTGCCGGGTCTATGCGCCGCGCTATCGCGCGGCCAGCTACAACAGCTTTACCACGCCCGCGCAGCAGAAGGCAGCCTTTGCCCTGGCCTATTCCGATGTCGAGCGGGCCTTCGATGCCTTTCTCGCGCGGATTGGCGATGCGCCCTTTATCCTCGCCGGGCACAGTCAGGGCGCATTCCATGCTGCCACCCTGCTCGAAAAGCGCATCGACGGACAGCCGTTGCAAAAGCGGATGGTGGCCGCCTACATCATCGGCATCAACCTGTCTCAGGGCGAATTTGGCAAACGGTTCAAGACCGTGACCCCCTGTGCCACCCCGGCACAGACAGGCTGCGTGCTGCAATGGAACAGCTATCTGGCCGATGAGGTGAATATTCCCAAAATCAATACGGTCGCGCAGGCTGCCTATGTGAAGACCTATGGCGACGGTGCGGACAAGCAACTGGTCTGCATCAATCCGCTCACGTTCGACGCGGCAAGGCCCGAGGGCGGCAGAGAGCTTGCCCAAGGCGCCGTGCCGGGCGATCCGGGCCGGGGGCCGATGCGACCGCTGCTTGCCCATGGAGTCGCGGCGCGCTGTGTCTCCGGATTGCTGCTTGTCCAGCCCGACCAGGCGCTCGATCTGCAATCCATGCCGGGCGGGGTGATGCATTATCATGACCTTGGGCTGTTCTGGGCCGATGTGCGCGCAAACCTTGCTGTACGTATCCGCGCCTTTCTGAAAAAGGGCCTCGGAGGTAAAGATTGA
- a CDS encoding TonB-dependent receptor — MLALLAVLGAAAPAFAADAPNASDAASAAPKSDDKDSGGEILVTARKRSEDILKVPVTITALTSDALNQRGITSLSTLAQNTPGININDNNSGRADRSFQQIVLRGFTPSTTLATTTSMFIDGVAVASPSEILSITDPAQIDVVKGPQSAYYGRNTFAGAINVTTKEPTDQWHGSLLGMVGTRQNYRLQGAIEGPIFGDVLTFRVTGERFAKNGSWTNAADGTKLGNQMSTVATALLVFKPAYNFKMKLFGLRSEDNDGEGAQGHIFAYNVTTPSGTIVQKSQSNCSFQGNTRGVQGQGTAITNAYICGITPALANPISANTNVTPGLAQWLANPTGRVVKPSEGVNGYGLRRISKHAHLTADWTIDEHLTASYLAGYNREVWTDLLDLDGYDSSALVSTAYPRGYFDFPYLVERKTNDWSMEGRLAYKYGRLHGVVGVSYLKAQAVQGGGGVLFSYANPIPGGLADSKTTGIFGGLTYDVTDQLSISAEGRYQIDNLGAYAVAGGQTVASSAYIPAGYYAGGSKLASATYRNFSPRVIANYQFTPDLMVYASWAKGVNPGMINVSVLSQTANIQQAALNAGATLAVSPEKITNYELGMKGKLFDGALRYSTALYYAKWTNQINAISIVAPDPTSATGLSFINTSANSGNVDLYGFEVEGSWKVSPLISLDGAAAINASDIKQFKSTIVSQLTGIYDFSGKEMKNTSKYSSNFGINLGGDLSAASNARWYSRFDWNFKSGQWSNEANIVRTPDRHIFNLRGGVTRNNVTVEAFITNLFNNHTYTSIADNYTIDPSLAHLAYNSALVVGLPELRTFGLQLKIKM, encoded by the coding sequence ATGCTTGCCTTGCTTGCCGTTCTGGGTGCGGCAGCGCCTGCCTTTGCCGCCGATGCGCCCAACGCCAGCGATGCCGCCAGTGCCGCGCCCAAAAGCGATGACAAGGACAGCGGCGGCGAAATTCTGGTGACCGCGCGCAAGCGTTCGGAAGACATTCTCAAAGTGCCGGTGACCATCACCGCGCTGACGTCCGACGCGCTGAACCAGCGTGGCATCACCTCGCTGTCAACCTTGGCCCAGAACACGCCGGGCATCAACATCAACGACAACAACTCGGGCCGCGCGGACCGCTCCTTCCAGCAGATCGTGCTGCGCGGTTTCACACCCTCCACGACCCTGGCCACCACGACCTCGATGTTCATCGACGGCGTGGCCGTCGCGTCGCCTTCGGAAATCCTGTCCATCACGGATCCCGCGCAGATCGACGTGGTGAAGGGCCCGCAAAGCGCCTATTATGGCCGCAACACCTTTGCCGGCGCCATCAACGTCACCACCAAGGAGCCGACCGATCAGTGGCACGGCTCACTGCTTGGCATGGTGGGGACCCGCCAGAACTATCGTTTGCAAGGGGCGATCGAAGGCCCGATTTTCGGCGATGTGCTGACCTTCCGCGTGACGGGCGAGCGCTTTGCCAAGAATGGTTCGTGGACGAACGCCGCCGATGGCACCAAGCTGGGCAACCAGATGAGCACGGTGGCCACGGCGCTGCTGGTCTTCAAGCCTGCCTACAATTTCAAGATGAAGCTGTTCGGTCTGCGCTCGGAAGATAATGACGGCGAAGGCGCGCAGGGGCATATCTTCGCCTATAATGTCACCACCCCGTCGGGCACCATCGTGCAGAAGAGCCAGTCGAACTGCTCGTTCCAGGGCAACACCCGCGGCGTGCAGGGCCAGGGCACGGCAATCACCAATGCCTATATCTGCGGCATCACGCCGGCACTGGCCAATCCGATTTCGGCCAACACCAATGTCACCCCCGGCCTGGCACAATGGCTGGCCAACCCCACCGGCCGCGTGGTGAAGCCGAGCGAGGGCGTTAACGGCTATGGCCTGCGCCGTATCAGCAAGCACGCGCATCTCACTGCGGACTGGACCATCGACGAACATCTGACGGCATCCTATCTGGCCGGTTACAACCGCGAGGTGTGGACCGACCTGCTGGATCTCGACGGTTATGATTCGAGCGCGCTGGTCTCCACCGCTTATCCGCGCGGCTATTTCGACTTCCCCTATCTGGTGGAGCGCAAGACCAACGACTGGTCGATGGAAGGCCGTCTGGCCTATAAGTATGGCCGCCTGCACGGCGTGGTTGGCGTCTCCTACCTGAAGGCTCAGGCCGTTCAGGGCGGCGGCGGTGTGCTGTTCTCCTATGCCAATCCCATTCCCGGTGGCCTGGCCGACAGCAAGACCACCGGCATCTTCGGCGGGCTGACCTATGATGTCACCGACCAGCTGTCGATCAGTGCCGAAGGCCGCTATCAGATCGACAATCTGGGCGCCTATGCCGTTGCGGGCGGACAGACTGTCGCGTCGAGCGCCTATATTCCGGCAGGTTACTATGCCGGCGGGTCGAAGCTCGCCTCGGCCACCTATCGCAACTTTTCGCCGCGCGTGATCGCCAACTATCAGTTCACGCCCGATCTGATGGTCTATGCCTCCTGGGCCAAGGGTGTGAACCCGGGCATGATCAACGTGTCCGTGCTCAGCCAGACGGCGAACATCCAGCAGGCCGCGCTCAACGCCGGGGCGACGCTGGCGGTCTCTCCCGAAAAGATCACCAACTACGAATTGGGCATGAAGGGCAAGCTCTTCGATGGCGCGCTACGCTACAGCACCGCGCTGTATTATGCCAAGTGGACGAACCAGATCAACGCGATCTCGATCGTGGCGCCCGACCCGACCAGCGCGACAGGGCTGTCCTTCATCAACACCTCGGCGAACAGCGGCAATGTCGACCTTTATGGGTTCGAGGTCGAGGGAAGCTGGAAAGTGTCGCCGCTGATCTCGCTCGATGGCGCCGCGGCGATCAACGCCAGCGACATCAAGCAGTTCAAGAGCACCATCGTCAGCCAGTTGACCGGCATCTACGATTTCTCCGGCAAGGAGATGAAGAACACCTCGAAGTATTCATCCAATTTCGGCATCAATCTGGGCGGAGATCTGTCGGCTGCATCGAATGCCCGGTGGTATTCGCGCTTTGACTGGAACTTCAAGTCAGGCCAGTGGTCGAACGAGGCCAACATCGTGCGCACGCCCGATCGCCACATCTTCAACCTGCGTGGCGGTGTGACGAGGAACAATGTGACGGTCGAGGCCTTCATCACGAACCTCTTCAACAACCACACCTACACCTCGATCGCGGATAACTACACGATCGATCCGAGCCTGGCTCATCTGGCCTATAACTCGGCTCTGGTGGTCGGCCTGCCCGAGCTGCGCACCTTCGGTCTACAACTCAAGATCAAGATGTAG
- a CDS encoding alpha/beta fold hydrolase, translating into MTVTRAYTHSRYGQLHLRQSGEDGAYPPLIMLHQNPSSSWEYEPLIAEMAQDRRVLAFDTPGHGMSDAAPAPLSMTDYAAAFVDGLQALGVTGPFDLYGYHTGSLLAVELALALPDQVRRMALTGVPMYPSEVIAAKLAEAENFPTPDEDGTVILDLLTRLWAYVVKGRDRRQSLPRAIRQFADKAYILDRFTWGYRGVWSYDFQRLRQIGCPVLLLQPHETLREPSLAAAKLIPDITIRDLDHLNRDIFDIAPQELARELRLFLG; encoded by the coding sequence ATGACTGTAACACGCGCCTACACCCACAGCCGATATGGCCAGTTGCATCTTCGCCAAAGCGGCGAGGACGGGGCTTATCCGCCTCTCATCATGCTGCATCAAAACCCGTCCTCATCCTGGGAGTATGAGCCGCTGATCGCGGAGATGGCGCAGGATCGCCGCGTCCTCGCCTTCGACACGCCGGGCCACGGGATGAGCGATGCCGCGCCTGCTCCGCTGAGCATGACCGACTATGCCGCAGCCTTCGTCGATGGATTGCAGGCCCTGGGGGTGACCGGGCCCTTCGACCTTTATGGTTATCACACCGGCAGCCTGTTGGCGGTCGAGTTGGCGCTGGCCCTGCCCGATCAGGTGCGGCGCATGGCGCTCACCGGCGTGCCGATGTATCCGTCCGAGGTGATTGCCGCCAAACTGGCCGAGGCCGAGAATTTCCCCACCCCCGACGAGGACGGGACGGTGATCCTCGACCTGCTCACCCGCCTGTGGGCCTATGTGGTCAAGGGGCGCGACAGGCGGCAAAGCCTGCCGCGCGCGATCCGCCAATTTGCCGACAAGGCCTATATCCTCGACCGGTTCACCTGGGGCTACCGCGGCGTCTGGTCCTATGATTTTCAGCGCCTGCGCCAGATTGGCTGCCCGGTGCTGCTGCTGCAACCCCATGAGACGCTGCGGGAGCCCTCGCTGGCTGCGGCAAAATTGATTCCCGACATCACCATCCGCGATCTTGACCACCTCAATCGCGACATCTTTGATATTGCCCCACAGGAGCTTGCCCGTGAATTACGTCTCTTCCTTGGTTGA
- a CDS encoding class I SAM-dependent methyltransferase, whose product MATLAQTDLSAYAHFGHAVMPQATHDEQALEDHFLAMRLWTNQKMDPLDRRLLDEVIVPEVTAKTGKAPTRSAEVRGALESQPLHQYWLTLSLFYQDRIWQALDGAIDRQYDELAGKVAEQSAAPKGSLRLNPDLAMPRYISAIDHHRMAGGYITDTSDVDFRAGALYDRFASTYLRNLNGGWKNDGRGHTLASHVLGFFPDFRPRRILDLGCAVGHSTVAIAQAFPDAEVHALDVGAPMLRYGHARAESMGVAIHFSQQDAEHTDFADESFDLVCSSAMLHETSAKGMRQIFKESHRLLKPGGVMCHVDVPPRHEHMSLWDQMRCDFESHYNNEPFMTSLARTDWVKVAMGAGFARDKIGVGYRKGTAVLNPNRDDFFTEGHPEGRALIGSWYACLAVKD is encoded by the coding sequence ATGGCCACTCTTGCCCAAACAGACCTTTCCGCTTACGCGCATTTCGGTCACGCCGTCATGCCTCAGGCCACGCATGACGAGCAGGCGCTGGAGGATCATTTCCTGGCCATGCGGCTGTGGACCAATCAGAAGATGGACCCGCTCGACCGGCGCCTGCTGGACGAGGTGATCGTGCCGGAGGTGACCGCGAAAACCGGCAAAGCGCCGACCCGCAGTGCCGAGGTGCGCGGGGCGCTGGAAAGCCAGCCCTTGCATCAATACTGGCTGACGCTGTCGCTGTTCTATCAGGATCGCATCTGGCAGGCGCTGGATGGCGCGATCGACCGGCAATATGACGAACTGGCCGGCAAGGTGGCCGAGCAGAGCGCCGCGCCCAAGGGGTCGCTGCGGTTGAACCCCGATCTGGCCATGCCGCGCTACATCAGCGCGATTGACCATCACCGGATGGCGGGCGGCTATATCACCGATACGTCGGACGTCGATTTTCGCGCGGGCGCGCTCTATGACCGTTTCGCCTCGACCTATTTGCGCAACCTGAATGGCGGTTGGAAGAATGACGGGCGCGGCCATACGCTGGCCAGCCATGTCCTTGGCTTTTTCCCCGATTTCAGGCCCAGGCGCATCCTCGACCTGGGCTGCGCGGTGGGCCATTCCACGGTTGCCATTGCGCAGGCTTTCCCGGATGCCGAGGTCCATGCGCTCGACGTTGGCGCACCGATGCTGCGCTATGGCCATGCGCGCGCCGAAAGCATGGGTGTGGCCATTCATTTCAGCCAGCAGGATGCCGAACACACCGATTTCGCCGATGAGAGCTTCGACCTCGTCTGCTCCTCGGCGATGCTGCACGAAACTTCTGCCAAGGGCATGCGGCAGATCTTCAAGGAGAGTCACCGCCTCCTGAAGCCCGGCGGCGTGATGTGCCATGTCGATGTGCCGCCCCGGCACGAGCATATGAGCCTGTGGGACCAGATGCGCTGCGATTTCGAGTCGCATTACAACAATGAGCCGTTCATGACCTCGCTCGCCCGCACCGACTGGGTGAAGGTGGCGATGGGGGCCGGTTTCGCGCGCGACAAGATCGGCGTGGGCTATCGCAAGGGCACCGCGGTCCTCAATCCGAACAGGGACGATTTCTTTACCGAAGGACATCCTGAAGGCCGGGCGCTGATCGGCAGTTGGTATGCTTGTCTCGCCGTGAAGGACTGA
- a CDS encoding phosphotransferase, which produces MNYVSSLVESGLPIADISHSVLHPDFIAREVAARYPVEGKVDVWLLYRGMNDVYLVQDAKTRYAVRVWRKTYRDVDDVAYELNFLAFLKDKQFPASVAVPQHDGTLYWKAATPEGARAIAMYDWAPGRKFGDMLSEETAHKIGAAFARMHLLGDEWAGKDHRFSTKTAKDYNISMPALIDFVYDRPDDLRDYPIIAANLDKRIDEMAAAGVPLGVCHRDFHPSNVHVDEAGTITLLDFDAAGEDFLMQDVQNFVWGNLFYGFSDSYGTAFEDGYESVRPFTADEVANKEVFLMAKAMRLVAGMAHSSTAVGRGTLRFRSLDWLGDYIKTRARASGLL; this is translated from the coding sequence GTGAATTACGTCTCTTCCTTGGTTGAAAGCGGCCTGCCGATTGCCGACATCTCGCATTCGGTGCTGCATCCCGACTTCATCGCCCGCGAAGTTGCCGCCCGCTATCCGGTGGAAGGCAAGGTCGATGTCTGGCTGCTCTATCGCGGCATGAACGACGTCTATCTCGTCCAGGATGCCAAGACGCGCTATGCCGTGCGCGTGTGGCGCAAGACCTATCGCGACGTGGACGATGTGGCCTATGAACTGAACTTCCTCGCCTTTCTGAAGGACAAGCAGTTCCCCGCAAGCGTTGCCGTGCCCCAGCATGACGGCACGCTCTACTGGAAGGCGGCGACGCCGGAGGGCGCGCGCGCCATCGCCATGTATGACTGGGCCCCCGGCCGCAAGTTTGGCGACATGCTGAGCGAGGAGACCGCCCACAAGATCGGCGCGGCCTTTGCCCGCATGCATCTGCTGGGCGATGAATGGGCGGGCAAGGACCACCGGTTCTCGACCAAGACCGCCAAGGACTACAATATTTCCATGCCGGCGCTGATTGATTTCGTCTACGATCGCCCGGATGACCTGCGCGACTATCCGATCATCGCCGCCAATCTTGACAAGCGGATCGACGAGATGGCCGCCGCCGGCGTGCCGCTGGGCGTGTGCCACCGTGACTTCCACCCTTCCAACGTCCATGTCGACGAGGCCGGGACGATCACGCTGCTCGACTTTGACGCGGCGGGCGAGGACTTCCTGATGCAGGACGTGCAGAACTTCGTCTGGGGCAACCTGTTCTACGGATTTTCAGACAGCTACGGCACCGCTTTCGAGGATGGCTATGAGTCGGTGCGTCCCTTCACCGCCGATGAGGTCGCAAACAAGGAAGTGTTCCTGATGGCCAAGGCGATGCGTCTGGTGGCCGGCATGGCCCATTCCTCCACGGCGGTGGGGCGCGGCACGCTGCGCTTCCGCAGCCTCGACTGGCTGGGCGATTACATCAAGACCCGCGCCCGCGCCAGCGGTCTGCTGTGA
- a CDS encoding Gfo/Idh/MocA family oxidoreductase codes for MQVPQQECGEANGQSAPVGLCLVGCGRISNAHLAALRSMVGDMRLVAAVDVSLDAACAVAQMHGGHATTDLQEALALREVDAVLVASPNALHYDHTLAAIRAGKHVLVEKPLAPTGAEARDLAHAARQAGVVLAAGHTYRHGPAFHYLVDHWADFGKLMAVEVTSCVRWNGPQAPWWAERTPAEGLILSLFAPHSLDFVQLCMGADDPLRVHAEAARWQTGWQGEDQAMILLAYPGRRMASVHISYNQPSIIDRKVLHFSGGVVEIEDGEFLRFNRELLVAPPPGVVRDGRVMGGRDLSHYFRNQLAEFTAAVRGQPNRCVTGDDAARTIDLMDWVLADARANAADAIDPPVPPELALDIESKVMTDAFNRAG; via the coding sequence ATGCAAGTGCCGCAGCAAGAATGTGGTGAGGCAAACGGGCAGAGCGCGCCGGTCGGATTGTGCCTGGTGGGCTGCGGGCGCATTTCCAATGCCCATCTGGCCGCTTTGCGCTCTATGGTGGGCGATATGCGGCTGGTGGCGGCAGTGGATGTTTCGCTCGACGCCGCGTGCGCCGTGGCGCAGATGCACGGCGGCCATGCCACTACCGATCTGCAAGAAGCACTGGCTCTGCGGGAGGTGGATGCCGTGCTGGTCGCCAGCCCGAACGCCCTGCATTACGACCACACGCTGGCCGCGATCCGTGCGGGCAAGCATGTGCTGGTGGAAAAGCCGCTCGCGCCCACGGGAGCAGAGGCACGCGACCTGGCCCATGCGGCGCGACAGGCCGGCGTGGTGCTGGCTGCCGGGCACACCTATCGTCACGGGCCGGCCTTCCATTATCTGGTCGATCACTGGGCCGATTTCGGCAAGCTGATGGCCGTGGAGGTCACTTCCTGTGTCCGCTGGAACGGGCCTCAGGCCCCCTGGTGGGCCGAGCGCACGCCCGCCGAAGGGTTGATCCTGTCACTCTTCGCGCCCCATTCGCTTGATTTCGTGCAGCTGTGCATGGGGGCCGATGATCCGCTGCGCGTTCATGCCGAAGCTGCCCGCTGGCAGACCGGCTGGCAGGGCGAGGATCAGGCGATGATCCTGCTGGCCTATCCGGGGCGGCGCATGGCCAGCGTGCATATCAGCTACAACCAGCCCAGCATCATCGACCGCAAGGTGCTGCATTTCAGCGGTGGGGTGGTGGAGATCGAGGACGGGGAGTTCCTGCGCTTCAACCGCGAACTATTGGTTGCGCCGCCCCCCGGCGTGGTGCGCGATGGGCGGGTGATGGGCGGGCGCGACCTGTCGCATTATTTCCGCAATCAACTGGCCGAGTTCACCGCCGCCGTGCGCGGGCAGCCCAACCGCTGCGTGACAGGTGATGATGCGGCACGCACCATCGACCTGATGGACTGGGTGCTGGCCGATGCGCGGGCCAATGCGGCCGATGCCATCGACCCGCCAGTGCCGCCCGAACTGGCACTGGACATCGAAAGCAAGGTGATGACCGATGCCTTCAACCGCGCCGGGTGA